A single genomic interval of Salvelinus namaycush isolate Seneca chromosome 41, SaNama_1.0, whole genome shotgun sequence harbors:
- the LOC120034357 gene encoding BTB/POZ domain-containing protein KCTD5-like, protein MAEKSPDLSGSVYQCPALSPEQRMQSPGIGASKWVRLNVGGTYFLTTRQTLCRDSKSFLYRLCQADPDLDSDKDETGAYLIDRDPTYFGPVLNYLRHGKLVLNRGLAEEGVLEEAEFYNIPSLIRLIKDKIRERDCKTVQLPIKHVYRVLQCQEEELTQMVSTMSDGWKFEQLVSIGSSYNYGNEDQAEFLCVVSKELHNQSYGTSSEPSEKAKILQEQGSRM, encoded by the exons ATGGCGGAGAAGAGCCCTGACTTAAGCGGCTCAGTTTACCAGTGTCCCGCCCTGTCTCCGGAACAGAGAATGCAATCACCTGGGATCGGGGCATCCAAATGGGTCCGTCTGAATGTCGGTGGGACATACTTTCTCACTACGAGGCAAACGTTGTGCCGAGACTCAAAATCGTTCCTGTACCGTCTGTGCCAGGCCGACCCCGACCTCGACTCTGACAAG GATGAAACGGGTGCCTATTTGATAGACCGGGACCCAACGTACTTTGGTCCAGTGCTCAACTACCTGAGGCATGGGAAACTGGTGCTCAATAGAGGCCTTGCAGAGGAAG GTGTACTGGAAGAGGCTGAATTCTACAATATCCCTTCTTTGATCAGGCTAATTAAAGACAAAATCAGGGAGAGGGACTGCAAAACAGTTCAG CTCCCTATAAAACATGTCTACAGAGTATTGCAGTGCCAAGAAGAGGAGCTAACACAAATGGTTTCCACCATGTCAGATGGTTGGAAGTTTGAGCAG TTGGTCAGTATTGGCTCCTCATATAACTATGGAAACGAAGACCAGGCAGAGTTCCTGTGTGTTGTCTCTAAGGAGCTACATAACCAGTCATACGGCACAAGCAGTGAACCAAGTGAAAAGGCCAAG